Proteins from one Chloroflexota bacterium genomic window:
- the hisE gene encoding phosphoribosyl-ATP diphosphatase: MEIGKMLKQLFTIIEDRKANPVEGSYTARLFAEGEDKILQKIGEEAVEVILAAKGQGRQRIIEETADLFYHTLVMLAAKDVTLDDIEAELRQRHK, encoded by the coding sequence ATGGAGATTGGTAAGATGCTAAAACAACTATTCACCATCATTGAAGACCGTAAAGCCAACCCTGTCGAAGGCTCGTACACGGCGCGGCTGTTTGCCGAAGGCGAAGATAAAATTTTGCAAAAAATTGGCGAGGAGGCTGTAGAGGTAATTCTGGCGGCTAAGGGTCAGGGTAGGCAGCGTATCATCGAAGAGACCGCGGACCTGTTCTATCACACCCTGGTGATGCTCGCCGCTAAAGACGTCACCCTCGACGATATCGAAGCCGAACTTCGCCAGCGCCACAAATGA